From the genome of Winogradskyella forsetii, one region includes:
- a CDS encoding VCBS repeat-containing protein has product MNLSKIKVLLLLSILIYSCQKEGIKKKETTAKTLFTLVTNDKTNISFKNSVEETKDFHVLNYYYMYNGGGVAIGDINNDGLQDIYFSSNQKSNKLYLNRGDFKFEDITENANVADTSGWTTGVSMIDVNNDGWMDLYVCKSASLNSNPLRRNKLYINQQNGTFKEEASKWGIDDDGFSIQSYFFDYDKDGDLDLYLINHRVDFLNSIDLKSILDDKAFYPQTSDHLYRNDGEKFTDVTRESGVLNKEFSLSASIGDYNDDGWLDVFVANDFITPDKLYINNKNGTFSNQINTKLKHISYSSMGSDLADINNDFLPDLLVLDMSAEDHSRGKQNMASMNTDGFWWIVESGFHYPYMSNVLNLNNGNGYFSDIAQVSGVSKTDWSWAPLIADYDGDGFKDIFVTNGIKREIANQDFGKFLDAQEDSLKSMSIEDVLEKMPSDKLQNYVFKNNKDLSFEKMMQPWGLDQKVNSNGVAYGDLDNDGDLDLVVNNLEDEASIYKNNATNNYVNIELVGDSKNVNAIGSKVKVYTDSTQQYQELFLARGYQSSVSPILNFGIGNEELINRIEVVWNDGKISSMENIQANQKLTFNKEDSKSDKETIEVRPENFTRLNPEALGIDYVHEENNFNDFSKQVLLPQKQSQQGPAFATADINGDGLTDMFLGGALNQPSQIYIQNTDGKFSKKEQSLFETDKAYEDNGAHFFDADTDGDLDLYIASGGYELSENDALLQDRLYLNDGDGNFTKSNNLPLMQTSTKAITTLDYDNDGDLDIIVGGRVIPGKYPLSPKSYILNNSKGRFTDVTKTVAPDLFELGIINDIILSDYDGDNDKDLIVVGEWMPITIFNNANGKFEKQELSTLNDTEGWWNTISEIDYDNDGDMDYFVGNVGGNNKFHPSKEKPLHIYGNNFDSDGNYDMILSKLYNGNLVPVRGKECSTSQNPFVSEKIKTYKEFANSTLNDIYGTDAIADSYHKKVTEFESIYLENNGKGRFLLKHLPTVAQLGPTMSFVFTDVNKDGHLDVIGSGAIHESEVETVKYDSNVGYILLGDSKGGLKPYKDISFYNGLNAKQMKLVTIQNMPHLIIANNNRPLTVFKMN; this is encoded by the coding sequence ATGAATTTATCCAAAATCAAAGTTCTTTTACTTCTTTCAATTTTAATCTATTCTTGTCAAAAAGAAGGTATTAAAAAAAAAGAGACCACAGCTAAAACCCTCTTTACTTTAGTCACTAATGACAAAACAAACATCAGTTTTAAAAATAGTGTAGAAGAAACGAAAGATTTCCATGTATTGAATTATTATTACATGTATAATGGTGGTGGCGTAGCTATTGGAGATATTAATAATGATGGACTTCAAGATATCTATTTTTCGTCAAACCAAAAATCCAATAAATTATACCTCAATAGAGGAGATTTTAAATTTGAAGATATTACTGAAAACGCTAATGTTGCCGATACAAGTGGCTGGACTACAGGTGTTAGTATGATTGATGTAAATAACGATGGTTGGATGGACCTATACGTTTGTAAGTCGGCTTCATTGAATAGCAATCCACTTCGTAGAAATAAACTTTATATCAATCAACAAAACGGTACTTTTAAAGAAGAAGCGAGTAAATGGGGTATTGATGATGATGGTTTTTCTATTCAGTCCTATTTTTTTGATTACGATAAAGACGGCGACTTAGACCTCTACTTGATCAATCACAGAGTCGATTTTTTAAATTCAATCGATTTGAAATCCATATTGGATGATAAGGCATTTTATCCGCAAACATCAGACCATTTATACCGAAATGATGGTGAAAAATTTACCGACGTCACCAGAGAGAGTGGCGTTTTGAATAAAGAATTCAGCTTAAGTGCTTCTATTGGAGATTACAATGATGATGGCTGGTTAGATGTTTTTGTGGCTAACGATTTTATTACGCCAGATAAGCTGTATATCAATAATAAAAATGGGACGTTTTCTAACCAAATCAACACAAAACTAAAACATATTTCATACAGCAGTATGGGGTCGGATCTTGCAGATATCAACAACGATTTTTTACCAGATTTATTGGTTTTAGATATGTCTGCTGAAGACCATAGCAGAGGTAAACAGAATATGGCAAGCATGAACACTGATGGATTCTGGTGGATTGTAGAATCTGGATTCCATTACCCTTACATGTCAAATGTTTTAAATCTTAATAATGGTAATGGTTATTTTAGTGATATAGCTCAGGTTTCAGGAGTCTCAAAAACCGATTGGAGTTGGGCGCCATTAATAGCTGATTATGATGGTGATGGTTTCAAGGATATTTTTGTTACTAATGGCATAAAACGTGAAATCGCAAACCAGGATTTTGGTAAATTTTTAGATGCCCAAGAAGATTCGCTTAAATCAATGTCTATAGAAGATGTTTTAGAAAAAATGCCTTCTGATAAGCTTCAAAATTACGTCTTTAAAAACAATAAGGACTTGTCGTTTGAAAAGATGATGCAACCCTGGGGATTAGATCAAAAGGTTAATTCAAACGGTGTTGCTTATGGCGATTTGGATAATGATGGTGATTTAGATTTGGTGGTAAATAACTTAGAAGATGAAGCTAGTATTTACAAAAATAATGCGACTAACAATTATGTAAACATAGAATTAGTAGGCGATAGCAAAAATGTAAATGCTATTGGGTCTAAAGTGAAAGTTTACACAGATAGTACACAGCAATATCAAGAGTTGTTTTTAGCTAGAGGGTATCAATCCTCGGTGTCACCCATACTGAATTTCGGAATTGGTAATGAGGAATTAATTAATCGCATAGAAGTGGTTTGGAATGATGGTAAAATTTCTTCAATGGAAAATATTCAAGCTAACCAGAAACTCACGTTTAATAAAGAGGATTCAAAATCTGACAAAGAAACGATTGAAGTCCGACCTGAGAATTTCACAAGATTAAATCCAGAAGCTTTGGGAATTGATTACGTGCATGAGGAAAATAATTTCAATGATTTTTCTAAGCAAGTGCTGTTGCCACAAAAGCAATCGCAACAAGGGCCAGCATTTGCAACGGCAGATATCAATGGAGATGGATTAACAGATATGTTTCTTGGTGGTGCTTTAAACCAACCATCTCAAATATACATTCAAAATACTGATGGAAAATTCAGTAAAAAAGAACAGTCACTTTTTGAAACAGATAAAGCCTATGAAGATAATGGCGCACACTTTTTTGATGCCGATACCGATGGCGATTTGGATTTGTATATAGCCAGTGGTGGTTACGAACTCTCAGAAAATGATGCCTTGTTACAAGACCGACTGTATTTAAATGATGGGGATGGAAACTTCACAAAATCTAACAACTTACCATTAATGCAAACCAGCACAAAAGCGATTACAACCTTAGATTATGATAATGATGGCGATTTAGATATTATCGTTGGTGGTAGGGTGATTCCAGGAAAATATCCGTTATCACCTAAATCTTATATTTTAAATAATTCAAAAGGAAGATTTACAGATGTGACTAAAACTGTAGCACCAGACTTGTTTGAATTAGGTATAATAAACGATATTATTTTATCGGATTATGATGGTGATAATGATAAGGATTTAATCGTGGTAGGCGAGTGGATGCCTATTACTATTTTTAATAATGCTAACGGCAAATTTGAAAAGCAGGAATTGTCAACATTAAATGATACTGAAGGCTGGTGGAATACCATTTCAGAAATTGATTATGATAACGATGGCGATATGGATTATTTTGTAGGAAATGTTGGTGGCAATAATAAATTTCATCCATCGAAAGAAAAACCACTGCACATTTATGGTAATAACTTTGATAGCGATGGCAATTATGATATGATTTTAAGTAAGCTTTATAATGGCAATTTAGTTCCAGTTAGAGGTAAGGAATGTTCAACTAGTCAGAATCCATTTGTTAGTGAAAAGATTAAAACCTATAAAGAATTTGCAAATTCTACATTAAATGATATTTATGGTACAGATGCGATTGCCGATTCATACCACAAAAAAGTCACGGAATTCGAATCTATTTATTTAGAAAATAATGGAAAAGGAAGATTTCTGTTAAAGCATCTGCCAACTGTGGCACAATTGGGGCCAACGATGTCTTTTGTGTTTACAGATGTTAATAAAGATGGGCATTTAGACGTTATTGGCTCTGGTGCTATACATGAATCTGAGGTTGAAACCGTAAAATATGATTCCAATGTTGGGTATATTTTATTGGGTGATTCCAAAGGCGGACTAAAACCTTATAAGGATATAAGTTTTTATAATGGCTTAAATGCAAAACAGATGAAATTGGTTACCATTCAAAATATGCCACATCTAATTATTGCAAATAATAACAGGCCTTTAACTGTTTTCAAAATGAATTAA
- a CDS encoding CRTAC1 family protein: MKTIILLMRSSLMRHSSHLFILSLLFLLPGCENSEKKNLEKTEETTIPKRVKGEPDPQTIEMSKRVKQAVNLIDIVNVPYVLNSKKVAFFENQLKNLSGNQRINVLFNYALELLNVGRTEESIAATKEVLNAATSSDKKVRPEIIFAIKKQLAIAYMRKAEQDNCVINHNNESCIIPISPKAQYTLREGSEKSIAILNDLLQQNPSDLECQYLLNIAHMTLGQYPNQVPKKFRLPESHFKNSANFPHFTDIAMDLGIADKNMAGGTCVDDFNGDGYLDIIASSWGFDDQIKYFENDKKGGFTDKSFDAGLKGVTGGLNLRHADYNNDGHLDFIILRGAWLSINGGIPNSLMQNNGDGTFTDVTIEAGVYSLNPTQTAVWTDINLDGWVDLFIANEWNQINQSYCELYLNQTDGTFKNIASESGIKAKGFFKGVATGDINNDLYPDLYLSNYMGLNTLYINTSKETVKPSFKKITEKAGVSNPIASFPTWIFDYNNDGFEDIFVSGYSSAELLPSEMMITNLKSNTNDYRPLLYRNNGDETFTEVSLQMNLTEPIATMGCNFGDLDNDGFLDFYLATGDPSYFSIVPNRMFHNVNGKKFEDVTYSAGFGHIQKGHAIGFGDLDLDGDQDIYAVMGGALEGDTFGNLLFENPMGNKNNWITIVLEGTESNRFAIGAKIIITIEENGKTRKIYHSVGTDSSFGGNSLMSEIGLGTAENIKTLEIKWPFHTEKIAVFNGLESNQIIKIVEGNDQVQKLNLPKISFKKMNAMEHQNHAH, translated from the coding sequence ATGAAAACCATAATTTTACTTATGCGCTCTTCTTTAATGAGACATTCATCACATTTATTCATATTATCGTTACTATTTCTATTGCCGGGTTGCGAAAACTCTGAGAAAAAGAACCTTGAAAAAACCGAAGAAACAACTATTCCGAAGCGCGTTAAAGGCGAACCAGACCCGCAAACTATTGAAATGTCTAAACGCGTTAAGCAAGCCGTTAATCTAATTGATATTGTTAACGTACCTTATGTACTAAATAGTAAAAAAGTTGCTTTTTTTGAAAATCAACTAAAAAATTTAAGTGGTAACCAAAGAATTAATGTGCTATTTAATTATGCATTAGAACTTCTAAATGTAGGCAGAACGGAAGAGTCCATCGCAGCGACTAAAGAAGTTTTAAATGCAGCAACTTCAAGCGACAAAAAAGTAAGACCCGAAATAATTTTTGCCATAAAAAAGCAATTGGCGATTGCTTATATGCGAAAAGCTGAACAAGATAATTGTGTTATAAATCATAATAACGAATCGTGCATTATTCCGATAAGTCCTAAAGCGCAGTATACTTTACGTGAAGGTTCAGAGAAATCGATTGCTATTCTTAATGATTTATTGCAGCAAAACCCCAGCGATTTAGAATGTCAATATCTACTTAATATTGCCCACATGACTTTAGGGCAATATCCAAATCAAGTGCCCAAAAAATTCAGGTTACCAGAATCTCATTTTAAAAATTCTGCCAATTTTCCTCATTTTACAGATATCGCCATGGACTTAGGGATAGCTGATAAAAATATGGCAGGTGGCACTTGCGTAGATGATTTTAATGGCGATGGCTATCTAGATATTATCGCCTCTTCTTGGGGGTTTGATGACCAGATTAAATACTTCGAAAATGATAAGAAAGGAGGTTTTACAGATAAAAGTTTTGATGCAGGACTTAAAGGTGTCACAGGTGGATTAAATTTAAGACATGCCGATTACAATAATGATGGGCATTTAGATTTCATCATTTTACGCGGCGCATGGTTATCTATTAATGGCGGTATTCCAAATTCTTTAATGCAAAATAATGGCGATGGTACTTTTACCGATGTGACTATAGAGGCAGGAGTTTATTCATTGAATCCTACACAAACCGCAGTTTGGACCGATATTAACTTAGATGGTTGGGTCGATTTGTTTATCGCAAACGAATGGAATCAAATCAACCAAAGTTATTGCGAATTATACCTTAATCAAACAGACGGTACTTTTAAAAATATAGCCAGTGAATCAGGTATAAAGGCTAAAGGATTTTTTAAAGGCGTTGCGACTGGCGATATTAATAATGATTTGTATCCAGATTTATACCTCTCAAACTATATGGGATTGAACACGTTGTATATAAATACTTCCAAAGAAACTGTAAAACCTTCATTTAAAAAAATAACGGAAAAAGCAGGGGTTTCAAATCCTATAGCCAGTTTTCCAACCTGGATTTTTGATTACAACAATGATGGTTTTGAAGATATTTTTGTTTCTGGATATTCCTCTGCTGAATTATTACCTTCAGAGATGATGATTACAAACCTAAAAAGTAACACCAACGATTACAGACCGCTTTTATATAGAAATAATGGTGATGAAACCTTTACAGAAGTCTCATTACAAATGAATCTAACGGAACCTATTGCCACCATGGGCTGTAATTTTGGTGATTTGGACAACGATGGATTTTTAGACTTTTATTTAGCCACAGGTGACCCAAGTTATTTTTCAATTGTGCCAAATAGAATGTTTCATAATGTAAACGGTAAAAAATTCGAAGACGTTACGTATAGTGCGGGTTTTGGGCATATTCAAAAAGGGCATGCGATAGGTTTCGGTGATTTAGATTTGGATGGCGACCAAGATATCTATGCGGTTATGGGTGGCGCTTTAGAAGGTGATACTTTTGGTAATTTACTTTTTGAAAACCCAATGGGTAATAAAAATAATTGGATTACTATTGTTTTAGAAGGTACAGAAAGTAACCGTTTTGCCATCGGTGCTAAAATTATTATTACGATTGAAGAAAATGGTAAAACTCGAAAAATTTACCATTCGGTAGGTACAGACTCTAGTTTTGGTGGAAATAGTTTGATGTCTGAAATAGGTTTAGGAACTGCTGAAAACATTAAAACTCTTGAAATAAAATGGCCATTTCATACCGAAAAAATAGCTGTTTTTAATGGTCTAGAAAGCAACCAAATCATAAAAATTGTTGAAGGTAACGACCAAGTTCAGAAACTGAACTTACCAAAAATTTCATTTAAAAAAATGAATGCTATGGAACATCAAAACCATGCTCACTAA
- a CDS encoding SMP-30/gluconolactonase/LRE family protein, producing MHKKIGLLLILIGLLTYYAFTKLTSKNMDQNMPKVISDLKTIKTGFEFTEGPAVDKNGNVFFTDQPNDAILKWDAKTNQVSTFLKGTGRSNGMAFDKDGFLIACADMHGELWKIATDGSHEVLVDNYKGKKLNGPNDVWIHPISGGIYITDPLFTRDYWTDDDPRKQSWPPTHSEQADIGKGGHVYYLAPESDTLTRVTNLPGWDSDCWPNGIVGTPDGKILYVNKWTEDNLGGTWVFDIKADGTLTNMKKIIDMGGDGMSMDELGNIYISNGLGVIAFNSEGENVLNINLDGGSTNNVFCSDDEKTLFITKPKEIVSVRLNVKGVEKF from the coding sequence ATGCATAAAAAAATAGGATTACTTCTTATATTAATCGGTCTATTGACCTACTATGCCTTCACAAAACTGACATCAAAAAATATGGATCAAAATATGCCAAAAGTGATAAGCGATTTAAAAACCATTAAAACGGGATTTGAATTTACAGAAGGACCAGCCGTTGATAAAAATGGCAACGTGTTCTTCACAGATCAACCTAATGATGCTATTTTAAAATGGGATGCTAAAACCAATCAAGTCAGTACGTTTTTAAAAGGCACTGGCAGATCTAACGGAATGGCTTTTGATAAAGATGGTTTTCTTATTGCTTGCGCAGATATGCATGGTGAATTATGGAAAATAGCAACAGATGGTAGTCACGAAGTACTCGTTGATAATTACAAAGGAAAAAAGTTAAATGGCCCCAATGATGTTTGGATTCATCCTATATCTGGTGGCATATACATTACAGATCCTTTATTTACAAGGGATTATTGGACTGATGATGATCCTCGAAAACAAAGTTGGCCTCCAACACATTCAGAACAAGCAGATATTGGCAAAGGAGGTCATGTATATTATCTGGCACCAGAAAGCGATACGTTAACCCGAGTAACTAATTTACCAGGATGGGATTCTGATTGTTGGCCAAACGGCATCGTTGGCACACCTGACGGCAAAATATTGTATGTCAACAAATGGACAGAAGATAATTTGGGAGGCACTTGGGTTTTCGATATCAAGGCAGATGGCACATTGACTAACATGAAAAAAATTATAGACATGGGAGGCGATGGCATGTCTATGGATGAATTAGGCAATATTTACATCAGTAATGGTTTGGGCGTAATCGCTTTCAATTCTGAAGGTGAAAACGTTTTAAATATAAATTTAGATGGTGGCTCAACGAATAATGTATTTTGTAGCGATGATGAAAAAACCTTATTTATCACCAAACCTAAAGAGATTGTTTCTGTGAGGTTGAATGTTAAAGGTGTCGAAAAATTTTAA
- a CDS encoding endo-1,4-beta-xylanase: protein MKFKAISILLLILFLNCNEREDQKIKSTLKETFKNDFLIGNALNEDIASGKDSIGQNIILEQFNAITPENVMKAEEINPKPGVYNFKPADDFVDFGQKNNLFIIGHTLVWHNQTPAWFFKDEDGQPKTKDAQIEQMRQHIATVAGRYAGKVDAWDVVNEVIDNDGSYRPTTWVNGVGNGDTLVKHAFKFANQYAPNTELYYNDFNAWRPEKRDGIMRMVRMLKKEGIRIDGIGIQGHWGLNYPKTEYIEAAIDSFASLNIKVMITELDVDVLPLTKEGQIIGTGLLHPQYDLEEFKEFLDPYQNGLPENMQTKLADRYAELFRIFIEKRDKIDRVTFWGLHDGMSWKNDYPINHRTNYPLLYDRDKNPKSALNAILNTKK from the coding sequence ATGAAGTTTAAAGCCATATCAATACTTCTTCTCATTCTTTTTTTAAACTGCAACGAACGTGAAGATCAAAAAATCAAAAGCACGCTTAAAGAAACTTTTAAAAATGATTTTTTAATTGGAAATGCCTTAAATGAAGATATCGCTTCTGGAAAAGATTCAATAGGTCAAAACATTATCCTTGAACAATTTAATGCCATTACGCCAGAAAATGTAATGAAGGCAGAGGAAATAAATCCTAAACCCGGTGTTTATAATTTTAAACCTGCCGATGACTTTGTGGATTTTGGACAAAAAAATAATCTGTTCATCATTGGTCATACTCTCGTTTGGCATAATCAAACTCCCGCATGGTTTTTTAAAGATGAAGATGGGCAACCTAAGACCAAAGATGCTCAAATTGAACAAATGCGCCAACATATTGCTACCGTAGCCGGAAGATATGCCGGTAAAGTAGATGCATGGGATGTCGTTAATGAAGTGATAGATAACGATGGCTCTTACCGTCCTACAACATGGGTTAACGGAGTAGGAAATGGAGATACTTTAGTAAAACACGCGTTTAAATTCGCCAATCAATATGCACCAAATACCGAGTTGTATTATAACGATTTTAATGCATGGAGACCAGAAAAACGAGATGGTATTATGCGCATGGTAAGAATGCTTAAAAAAGAAGGTATTAGAATTGACGGTATTGGAATTCAAGGGCATTGGGGTCTGAATTATCCTAAAACAGAATATATCGAAGCCGCTATAGATTCTTTCGCATCACTTAATATAAAAGTTATGATTACTGAACTTGATGTAGACGTTCTGCCTTTGACCAAAGAAGGACAAATTATAGGTACAGGATTATTACATCCGCAATATGATTTAGAAGAATTTAAAGAATTTTTAGATCCTTATCAAAACGGTTTACCAGAAAATATGCAAACAAAGTTAGCAGATAGATATGCAGAACTCTTTAGAATATTTATCGAAAAGCGAGATAAAATAGATCGTGTCACATTTTGGGGGTTACACGATGGCATGTCGTGGAAAAATGATTATCCTATAAACCATAGAACAAATTATCCGCTACTATATGACAGAGATAAGAATCCAAAATCAGCATTAAATGCAATATTAAACACCAAAAAATAA
- a CDS encoding alpha-amylase family glycosyl hydrolase: MKKILCFLITLISINAFAQVSLSVGAIEVDEPVTITVDTNSSATNCNGFNNPTKVYMHSGIGDNSDAFGFNVIGNWGQDDGVGEMTNNGDGTFSITITPQTYYGITQAQADAATQIGMVFRNADGSQEFKDDGCLDFIFPIGSVIINLTQPSSDVVVVNSGSNLSVSATIIFQGSSTVQGSFEIFYNDVSIATGSCGFPACNSTISNITESGTVKFVGTPPGSTETGEVSFDVVVAPTVIEAVLPANVVDGINYHADATKATLVLTAPGKEFIQVAGSWNNYTPSNTDVMKRDPSTGKYWLEISGLTSGAIETYQYWVFDTNPISNSPSLVKTADPFSTLVLSPFDDPFIPASSYPNLPTYPDGQDREVTVLQTGQTPYNWQVANFNAPKKEDLVVYEVLVRDFDADRNYQNLIDRIDYFKNLNVNAIHLMPIMEFDGNETWGYNTSFHMALDKFYGTPDKFKELVDVCHQNGIAVILDIALNHATGRNPLVRMWMDDPDDDGWGGPSTENPYFNTEAQHAYSVFNDFNHQSTLTKDYTKRVISQWIEAYKIDGFRWDLTKGFTQNCGPGSAGGCTDTYQADRVQVLKEYADHSWNIDENHYVIFEHLGTDNEEREWANYRLGDANPKGIMMWGKMTGEYTDLLQGFSSSINRMGHESRGYNAPRLMGYPESHDEERVMYEAVEFGNNSNGSHNVRDLSTALSRMSALGAVSLTIPGPKMIWHFADLGMDNSIFTCSDGSYNNDGCKLSTKPQPQWDNNWLNDALRSQIYSDWAKLNKLKIEEPVFEGDYAITSGGLTPRIDVFDNSIPTSELKNVIIFANFDVTAQTVNTNFPAGVTTTWYDLMDATGNTTLSNSASTISIPAGQFRIFGNKASTVLSVDDEALFGFNIYPNPSSTSFSINVSVSNVEVYDLTGKLVKSFKGSFTRTDTFDISSLNSGMYMVKVQNDTNQTMTTKLVKL; this comes from the coding sequence ATGAAAAAAATTTTATGCTTTTTAATAACTCTAATTTCCATAAATGCATTTGCCCAAGTTTCTTTGAGTGTTGGTGCTATTGAAGTAGATGAACCTGTTACAATTACAGTGGATACTAATAGTTCAGCCACTAATTGTAATGGATTTAATAATCCTACCAAAGTATACATGCATTCAGGAATCGGTGATAACTCTGATGCTTTCGGCTTTAATGTTATCGGTAATTGGGGACAGGATGATGGTGTCGGTGAAATGACTAATAATGGAGACGGTACATTTAGTATCACAATTACGCCACAAACCTATTACGGTATTACTCAAGCGCAAGCAGATGCCGCAACTCAAATAGGTATGGTGTTCAGAAATGCTGACGGCTCTCAAGAATTTAAAGACGATGGTTGTCTCGATTTTATTTTTCCTATTGGAAGCGTTATTATCAATTTAACACAACCTTCTAGTGATGTAGTTGTAGTAAATTCTGGTAGCAATCTTTCGGTAAGTGCCACAATTATTTTCCAAGGCTCTTCAACAGTTCAAGGAAGTTTTGAGATTTTTTACAACGATGTATCTATAGCAACTGGATCTTGTGGTTTTCCTGCATGTAACTCAACCATTTCAAATATTACAGAAAGCGGTACCGTTAAATTTGTAGGCACACCTCCCGGATCAACAGAAACAGGAGAAGTTAGTTTTGATGTTGTTGTAGCACCAACTGTTATTGAAGCAGTACTACCTGCAAACGTAGTTGATGGTATTAATTATCATGCAGATGCTACTAAAGCGACATTAGTTTTAACAGCTCCAGGAAAAGAATTTATACAAGTTGCAGGAAGTTGGAACAACTATACGCCATCAAATACAGATGTGATGAAACGTGATCCATCCACAGGTAAATATTGGTTGGAAATATCTGGATTAACTTCAGGTGCAATTGAAACATATCAATATTGGGTATTCGACACCAATCCTATTTCAAATTCTCCTTCATTGGTAAAAACTGCAGATCCTTTTTCAACCCTGGTTTTATCACCGTTTGATGACCCTTTTATTCCTGCAAGCTCTTATCCTAACCTACCAACGTATCCTGATGGTCAAGATCGTGAAGTTACTGTTTTACAAACCGGACAAACGCCTTATAATTGGCAGGTTGCCAATTTTAACGCACCGAAAAAAGAAGATTTAGTTGTTTATGAAGTTCTTGTAAGGGATTTTGATGCGGATCGCAATTATCAAAATTTAATTGATAGAATCGACTATTTTAAAAACCTAAATGTTAATGCCATTCATTTGATGCCAATTATGGAATTTGATGGTAATGAGACTTGGGGATACAATACGTCTTTTCATATGGCATTAGATAAATTTTATGGTACTCCAGATAAATTTAAAGAATTGGTTGATGTATGTCATCAAAATGGTATTGCTGTCATTTTGGATATAGCACTAAACCATGCCACTGGTAGAAATCCATTAGTAAGAATGTGGATGGACGATCCTGATGATGACGGTTGGGGAGGACCTTCTACAGAAAATCCATATTTTAATACCGAAGCTCAGCATGCATACAGTGTTTTCAACGATTTTAATCATCAAAGTACGTTGACCAAAGATTACACAAAACGCGTCATCTCTCAATGGATTGAAGCCTACAAAATCGACGGTTTCCGATGGGATTTAACCAAAGGATTCACACAAAATTGTGGACCAGGATCTGCTGGAGGTTGTACGGATACATATCAGGCAGATCGCGTGCAGGTTTTAAAAGAATATGCCGATCATTCATGGAATATAGATGAGAACCATTATGTTATTTTTGAGCATTTAGGAACAGATAATGAAGAGCGTGAATGGGCAAATTATCGTCTTGGAGATGCCAACCCTAAAGGTATTATGATGTGGGGTAAAATGACAGGTGAATATACTGATTTACTCCAGGGCTTTAGTAGTAGTATTAACCGGATGGGACATGAAAGTCGCGGTTATAATGCTCCTCGACTAATGGGATATCCAGAAAGTCATGATGAAGAACGCGTAATGTATGAGGCTGTTGAATTTGGTAACAACTCAAATGGGTCACACAATGTCAGAGATTTAAGTACCGCATTATCAAGAATGTCTGCACTAGGCGCCGTAAGTTTAACTATTCCAGGACCAAAAATGATATGGCACTTTGCTGATTTAGGCATGGATAATTCAATTTTTACATGTTCAGACGGTAGTTATAATAATGATGGCTGTAAGCTTTCGACTAAACCGCAACCGCAATGGGATAATAACTGGTTAAATGATGCTTTAAGAAGTCAGATTTACAGTGATTGGGCAAAACTAAACAAATTAAAAATTGAAGAACCTGTCTTTGAAGGCGATTATGCAATTACCTCAGGAGGTTTAACTCCTAGAATAGATGTCTTCGATAATTCTATACCAACTTCAGAATTGAAAAATGTGATCATTTTTGCCAATTTTGATGTGACTGCCCAAACGGTTAACACTAATTTTCCAGCTGGCGTAACTACAACTTGGTATGACCTCATGGATGCCACAGGGAACACTACACTAAGTAATTCTGCGAGTACTATTTCTATTCCAGCTGGTCAGTTCAGGATTTTTGGAAACAAAGCATCTACAGTTTTAAGTGTTGATGACGAAGCTTTATTTGGGTTTAACATCTATCCAAATCCTTCTTCCACATCCTTTAGTATAAATGTCAGTGTTTCAAATGTTGAAGTTTACGATTTAACAGGAAAACTGGTAAAATCGTTTAAAGGCTCATTTACAAGAACAGATACTTTTGATATTTCATCTTTAAATTCTGGCATGTATATGGTCAAAGTCCAAAACGATACTAATCAAACTATGACAACAAAATTAGTCAAGCTCTAA